In Dermacentor variabilis isolate Ectoservices chromosome 11, ASM5094787v1, whole genome shotgun sequence, one genomic interval encodes:
- the LOC142564833 gene encoding uncharacterized protein LOC142564833, with translation MSKAPHAGHAVDASYGLDNSSNEWSAQNIPCTKGDGASCKLLEHHAVINRVLLGAALELREDRRGESRGDALIAAVEASTCRYASYSSQENSCKARALDLVELLLAEHHCITAMEFNRNLMLRPSLLSAVKRHPCLKSFTVCGRFIASDGAAVVFDVIRSLPQLKNLTFKSYEFEQESSTTSCIIDYSIDLRISCLSTLDLAELRIPSTEAGWLVRALIENESITDLCVGESVFSYGDEDSYPRFPTYLAKKNCPLRKLTLKSNIYFTIGSLMGKLVDAFCEMNFLEELNVDIATTTMFVPTFALFAEVATRSAKLRILKLPWTLRYPRLGAHITSPEATQCMKSWQTALQGSKSPLKQLRVDLKGFGEAECDIFFDAIANNESPRSVEVDTLPFIDGLDRVSKTILERGLNDRVVIKGHYEHSNANQLLKCPQISSVAVRVGRFVSRQRVDLQSVISTLEVVGSSRNVTSLLVEWTRFNRDALSALAACLRNAAVLTDVDINLRGVLAVLSEKDRTDVRAELVSALASNLKLVKVSIKGVLLSNDDLSVLAHGANKSLSLTEFTMTPVCCGNTATSKHCEELQTSDQRPGALKEAFNFKNIALADILQATIRNASTVTAASQFVLGQQNTLDGADAFELMHHHPRLLEMVMEGADVTKAQAKEKISSALLRVYHCSLDEFMRIAGVVKERVECLRHPGARRQLADIDHNSWLHIRRFLKIRDVVKIEPVSVNQNDAWAFECD, from the exons ATGTCTAAGGCACCTCATGCAGGCCACGCCGTCGACGCCAGCTATGGGCTCGACAACAGCAGCAACGAATGGAGCGCGCAGAACATTCCATGCACCAAGGGGGACGGTGCGAGCTGTAAGTTACTGGAGCACCATGCGGTAATTAATAGGGTACTTCTAGGCGCTGCCCTGGAACTTCGGGAAGACAGGCGAGGAGAGAGCAGAGGTGATGCCCTTATTGCGGCTGTCGAGGCAAGCACTTGCCGGTACGCCTCGTACAGCTCTCAGGAAAACTCGTGCAAAGCGAGAGCACTGGACCTTGTTGAGCTTCTACTCGCCGAGCACCACTGCATCACGGCGATGGAATTCAACCGCAACCTGATGCTTCGCCCGTCGTTGCTCTCGGCAGTAAAACGACACCCCTGTTTGAAAAGCTTTACTGTATGCGGAAGATTCATTGCATCTGACGGCGCAGCAGTGGTGTTCGACGTGATAAGATCTTTGCCGCAGCTCAAGAATCTAACTTTCAAGTCTTACGAGTTCGAGCAGGAATCCTCGACTACGAGCTGCATCATTGACTACTCAATTGACCTTCGTATAAGTTGTCTGTCGACCCTTGACCTCGCAGAACTGCGAATTCCCAGCACTGAGGCGGGTTGGCTCGTCCGGGCACTCATTGAAAACGAAAGCATCACCGACCTCTGCGTAGGAGAGTCCGTATTCTCGTACGGAGATGAAGACTCCTATCCAAGGTTCCCGACGTACCTCGCCAAGAAAAATTGCCCGCTGCGAAAATTGACGCTGAAATCGAACATCTATTTCACCATCGGGTCACTCATGGGGAAACTCGTCGACGCGTTCTGCGAGATGAATTTTTTGGAGGAACTGAACGTGGACATCGCCACGACAACAATGTT CGTACCTACGTTCGCCCTCTTCGCCGAAGTGGCCACTCGGAGCGCCAAACTACGCATCCTGAAGTTGCCTTGGACGTTAAGATATCCCCGTCTCGGTGCCCACATTACAAGTCCTGAAGCCACGCAATGCATGAAGTCCTGGCAAACAGCCTTGCAAGGATCGAAGTCACCGCTCAAGCAGCTGCGCGTCGACTTGAAGGGCTTCGGTGAAGCCGAATGCGACATTTTCTTCGACGCAATCGCCAACAATGAATCTCCGCGGTCGGTGGAAGTCGACACTTTGCCATTCATCGATGGGCTCGACAGGGTCTCCAAAACTATACTGGAGCGAGGTCTGAACGATCGAGTGGTCATCAAAGGACACTACGAGCACAGCAACGCCAACCAGCTGCTGAAATGCCCACAAATCAGCAGCGTGGCCGTAAGGGTGGGGCGGTTCGTTTCCCGCCAACGTGTCGACCTGCAGTCAGTTATCTCGACTCTCGAAGTGGTCGGTAGCTCCAGGAACGTAACGTCACTGCTGGTTGAGTGGACTAGATTCAATCGCGACGCATTATCTGCCTTGGCGGCATGCCTAAGAAACGCGGCTGTGCTCACTGATGTCGACATAAACCTGAGGGGCGTTCTGGCTGTCTTATCGGAAAAGGATCGTACGGATGTGCGGGCGGAACTAGTGTCAGCGCTGGCCTCCAACCTCAAACTTGTCAAAGTCAGCATCAAAGGCGTGCTGCTGTCCAATGACGACTTGAGCGTCCTCGCACATGGTGCCAACAAGAGTCTCAGCCTAACCGAATTCACCATGACCCCTGTCTGTTGTGGCAATACCGCGACTAGCAAGCATTGTGAAGAGCTGCAAACTTCTGACCAAAGGCCCGGTGCGTTGAAGGAAGCATTCAACTTCAAGAACATCGCACTTGCAGACATCCTG cAAGCGACCATACGGAATGCCTCCACCGTCACGGCCGCTTCACAATTCGTGCTAGGTCAGCAAAATACCTTGGACGGTGCGGATGCCTTCGAGCTTATGCACCACCATCCACGTCTCCTCGAAATGGTGATGGAAGGAGCTGACGTCACAAAGGCCCAAGCTAAAGAGAAGATCAGCAGTGCTCTTCTGCGTGTGTACCACTGTAGCCTTGATGAGTTTATGAGAATCGCAGGCGTCGTCAAGGAGAGGGTGGAGTGCCTGCGTCATCCCGGTGCCAGGCGGCAGCTCGCCGACATTGACCACAACTCTTGGCTACACATTCGCCGTTTCCTGAAGATAAGGGACGTTGTCAAAATTGAGCCAGTGTCGGTTAATCAAAACGACGCATGGGCTTTTGAATGCGATTAA